Proteins from a genomic interval of Pan paniscus chromosome Y, NHGRI_mPanPan1-v2.0_pri, whole genome shotgun sequence:
- the LOC129395567 gene encoding KIF-binding protein-like — protein MANVPWAEVCEKFQAALALSRVELHKNPEKEPYKSKYSARALLEEVKALLGPAPEDEDERPEAEDGPGAGDHALGLPAEVVEPEGPVAQRAVRLAVIEFHLGVNHIDTEELSAGEEHLVKCLRLLRRYRLSHDCISLCIQAQNNLGILWSEREEIETAQAYLESSEALYNQYMKEVGSPPLDPTERFLPEEEKLTEQERSKRFEKVYAHNLYYLAQVYQHLEMFEKAAHYCHSTLKRQLEHNAYHPIEWAINAATLSQFYINKLCFMEARHCLSAANVIFGQTGKISATEDTPEAEGEVPELYHQRKGEIARCWIKYCLTLMQNAQLSMQDNIGELDLDKQSELRALRKKELDEEESIRKKAVQFGTGELCDAISAVEEKVSYLRPLDFEEARELFLLGQHYVFEAKEFFQIDGYVTDHIEVVQDHSALFKVLAFFETDMERRCKMHKRRIAMLEPLTVDLNPQYYLLVNRQIQFEIAHAYYDMMDLKVAIADRLRDPDSHIVKKINNLNKSALKYYQLFLDSLRDPNKVFPEHIGEDVLRPAMLAKFRVARLYGKIITADPKKELENLATSLEHYKFIVDYCEKHPEAAQEIEVELELSKEMVSLLPTKMERFRTKMALT, from the coding sequence ATGGCGAACGTTCCGTGGGCAGAGGTCTGTGAGAAATTCCAGGCGGCGCTCGCTCTGTCGCGGGTGGAACTGCATAAAAATCCGGAGAAGGAACCGTACAAGTCCAAATACAGCGCCCGGGCGCTACTGGAAGAGGTCAAGGCGCTGCTCGGCCCTGCGCCTGAGGACGAGGATGAGCGGCCTGAGGCCGAGGACGGCCCGGGTGCCGGTGACCACGCCCTGGGGCTGCCGGCTGAGGTGGTGGAGCCCGAGGGGCCCGTCGCCCAGCGAGCGGTGAGGCTGGCAGTCATCGAGTTCCACCTCGGGGTGAACCACATCGACACGGAGGAGCTGTCGGCGGGGGAGGAGCACCTGGTGAAATGCCTGCGGCTGCTGCGCAGGTACCGGCTCTCGCACGACTGCATCTCTCTCTGCATCCAGGCGCAGAATAACCTGGGTATCTTGTGGtctgaaagagaagaaattgaAACTGCACAGGCTTACCTAGAGTCATCAGAAGCACTATATAATCAGTATATGAAAGAGGTTGGGAGTCCTCCTCTTGATCCTACTGAGCGTTTTCTTCCTGAAGAAGAGAAACTTACTGAACAAGAGAGATCAAAAAGATTTGAAAAGGTTTATGCTCATAACCTATATTACCTAGCTCAAGTCTACCAGCATCTGGAAATGTTTGAGAAGGCTGCTCACTATTGCCATAGTACACTAAAACGCCAGCTTGAGCACAATGCCTACCATCCTATAGAGTGGGCTATCAATGCTGCTACCTTGTCACAGTTTTACATCAATAAGCTATGCTTTATGGAGGCCAGGCACTGTTTATCAGCTGCTAATGTCATTTTTGGTCAAACTGGAAAGATCTCAGCCACAGAAGACACTCCTGAAGCTGAAGGAGAAGTGCCAGAGCTTTATCATCAAAGAAAGGGGGAAATAGCAAGGTGCTGGATCAAATACTGTTTGACTCTCATGCAGAATGCCCAACTCTCCATGCAGGACAACATAGGAGAGCTTGATCTTGATAAACAGTCTGAACTTAGAGCtttaaggaaaaaagaactaGATGAGGAGGAAAGCATTCGGAAAAAAGCTGTGCAGTTTGGAACCGGTGAACTGTGTGATGCCATCTCTGCAGTAGAAGAGAAAGTGAGCTACTTGAGACCTTTAGATTTTGAAGAAGCCAGAGAACTTTTCTTATTGGGTCAGCACTATGTCTTTGAGGCAAAAGAGTTCTTTCAGATTGATGGTTATGTCACTGACCATATTGAAGTTGTCCAAGACCACAGTGCTCTGTTTAAGGTGCTTGCATTCTTTGAAACTGACATGGAGAGACGATGCAAGATGCATAAACGCAGAATAGCCATGCTAGAGCCCCTAACTGTAGACCTGAATCCACAGTATTATCTGTTGGTCAACAGACAGATCCAGTTTGAAATTGCACATGCTTACTATGATATGATGGATTTGAAGGTTGCCATTGCTGACAGGCTAAGGGATCCTGATTCACacattgtaaaaaaaataaataatcttaatAAGTCAGCACTGAAGTACTACCAGCTCTTCTTAGACTCCCTGAGAGACCCAAATAAAGTATTCCCTGAGCATATAGGGGAAGATGTTCTTCGCCCTGCCATGTTAGCTAAGTTTCGAGTTGCCCGTCTCTATGGCAAAATCATTACTGCAGATCCCAAGAAAGAGCTGGAAAATTTGGCAACATCATTGGAACATTACAAATTTATTGTTGATTACTGTGAAAAGCATCCTGAGGCCGCCCAGGAAATAGAAGTTGAGCTAGAACTTAGTAAAGAGATGGTTAGTCTTCTCCCAACAAAAATGGAGAGATTCAGAACCAAGATGGCCCTGACTTAA